AATTTACCCAGTTTTTATTTTGCAATTTGTATGGAAAGTATCCAGCTTTACACAATAGGTTGTACATATTTTGCTTTTGGGCGTTTTGTATTTCAATTTGTAGTATTGGCAAATGCTGAGTAATCACTTCCATAAAGTTTTGAAAGATAAGATATTCATAACCTTCCACATCACATTTGACAAAATCTAATCGAGGTAAGTTGTTAAATATTTGGTTAGGGATTTTCATTTCTACTTGATATGAATACAGAGAAGAAGGCGCATTAGTATCAACTACTTTTGTCAATCCATGTCTAAAAATACCGTCTATAATAGGAGTTTGCATGTAAATAGGTGAGTTTTTTTCTCCTAATGCGTAAGGGACCAACGTAAAATGAGCAAATTTGCAGTTAGAGAGTAAGACTTCTGCAAATACAGGAACAGGTTCTACGCCCCAGACTTTGCCTTGGTAAGCATATTTACATAGAAAGTAACTGTAATAGCCTAAATTTGCCCCAATATCTATACAATAGAAATCGGGTTTAATAAAAGTCCTTAAAAAGTGAAGTTCGGGGTACTTATCTTGATATTTGCCTTTTTCAATTTGTTTAATATAGATTCTGCTAATGAGTTTAAGATATTTTTTAGTTCCTAGTGTCTTAAATAGGATTTTTTTTACCCAATTCATAGAAACATTTCTTTAATGTTACATGAGCTTTCCACGCCTATTTTATCGTAATTTTTTTCTAGCCACTCATCTGCGTGTTTTCTACCTTCTTTGAAAAGAAAGGCAATAAAGTCCCAATCTGAATTTAGTTTTGAAGACACTTTGAAATTTGCCATCATATTTTCAGGGTTTATTACATGAATGCGGATATCTCTTGCTTTTATACCCTCTATTTGTATGCCTTTTCGTAAGAGCTGCTGCATCATATAGACTAACCGCATTTCATGCATGAGAGAGGAATTAAAAGAAAGTTCATTTACTCTGTCCCTAATTTCGTCAGTACGTTTGGGTAGGTGGTGAATATGTATAGGGTTTATTTGTACGATAAGAATGTCATCTATCGGTACATTTTCAATCAGAGGGAAGATAGGAGGGTTGCCCATATATCCGCCATCCCAGTAATAGTCGCCATCAATTTCTACAGTTTTGAATAAGAAAGGCAAGCAAGCTGAGGCTAATACAGCATCTACGGTTATTTCGGGTAAGTGAAATACTTTTGCTCTACATTTTTTGACATCAGTAGCACACAAAAATAACTTAGTTTTAGTACATTTTTTGAGTTCTTTGAAGTCAATTATAGACAGGAGTATATCTTTGAGCGGATTAAAATCCATAGGATTAAATTGAGTAGGGGAGAGCATAAAAGTCATAATTTCAAACATGAAATAGCCTGGAGAAGTGTCCATATTTCCGAAGTCATATTCTTTGTCAAACCAAGAGGGTTGCAGTAGTGAAAAATAGCTATAGTCAGAAACTTTTTTCCAAAATTGATAGAGCAGATCTCTGGCTTTATCTCTACCCCCTATGTGTAGTCCGTATGCGGTTACAGTGGCATTCATAGCACCCGCACTGGTGCCGCATAAAGCCTCTATTTTTATTCGTTCATCCTCAAGTAATCTGTCTATTACTCCCCATGTAAAAGCTCCATGTGAACCTCCCCCTTGTAAAGCTAGTTCCAATGATTTAACTTCCATGTTACAATAATACAAGGTTTAGCTTTAATTTGAAAATAACTCTTTTTTTAGTACCTTTGTAGCAATGATAGATGAAGCCTCCAAACTACTAGAAGAGCATTTGAGAAAAGTGGCTCAATTACAGCAAGAAACTGGGACAGATTATCCATTAGAAGAAAAAATTCTTGTTTTTGACAAGTATAAAGAACTTTTTGCCACAGGAAAAGCTACTGTGGGCATACGCCCTGAAAAATTTACATGGGAAGAAATCAAAACATATTCTCCTAAACCCCCTCGTTATATTGCTTATATATTGTTTTTAGGTAGTCTTGTTTTGTTTTTTACACCCATTTGGTACATAGGTTTGATAGGTCTAGGGGCTTGCATTTATACTACTTTGTATGCATACAAAATTTTTCTCAAAAATGTAAAACAAGCTATTACTAGAGATTATTGCCCTTTCGAAAAGTGGTACGATGAAAAAAAATTTGCTATTCTAATTGAAAATGAACATTTTATCGTGTATCCTAAAAATTGGGTACAGGAACTATACCGATACATAAACAAGCCATAATTGATGAAAATTAACTGTTCAGACTTTTTTATTTTGCTTAGTTTTGGTTTGTAAGGGATTGTACTTTCAGTTTAGACAAGGTAAAGACATAATTGTAGAGGTCAATTGCGTGAGGGGCATGGAGCATGCCGTTAGGCAGTGCGCAGCGTTAGCGAAGCACCGAAGCGAAGCGTAGTGCGGAATGCCCCGACCCTTGCGTCAGCAAGGGGCACGCCCAAAAAATAAAAAAATTGGTAGCTTATCACTAAGCCACCAAGAAAATTGATTGATTGTTCAACTTTGAGTTTATCTACTTTTGAGCTAGCTTATATGCTTCTATCTCTTTGAGATAGTACTTGTATGCATTTTGAACATAGTTTTGAATATCTTTTGTTTTTTGCTCGCAATCAGGGGTTTTGTTGTATTCGCAGAAATCTAGTGAATCTGTAATTATTTCGTTGTTTTTATATTCGGCGATACCTCTGAAATAATACTCTGTGCCTGTGGGTGAGTAGTCTAAAATTACAGCTTTATTTTCTAAAAACACAATAGAAACTCCCATGTTTGCGTTTTCTACCATATATAAGTTTCCATCGCGGCGTGCTGCTTCCAATTCTGAACCATATTTAATAGCATCATACTCCGCAGGAAAGCTCACTTTCCATATCTTTTGAGGGGTAATACCATCATAACCGTATTTGGTCATTTTCAAGCCAGCAGATTGACCTTTGACTTGCAGTAGCCCAACTGCTACAAAACCCACAACAAAAACGATTAACTTTTTCATAATTTTTTGCCTACTTTGTATTGAATAGTTATGCAAAGTTAGTACCATTTTATGCAAAATTCAATACATTTTGTATAATTATTCATCATTTTTGATACGTAATTACATAACTAATTGAAAATCAATTATAAAAAATTGTATAAATATACAGTTTTTTTACATAACCACGTTTTTTTGAATTTTTTAAAGGCTTTTTATGTTCAACTCGGTTTGCATAAATATTCAATTTTGATTCAATCATTTTGTCATTTGATACCTGTACCGTTGAGAAAAGCTATTAAATTTGCCTAAACTCAAATGAGGTCAAAAGCTATCTTACTTCTGTGGATAAAATTTATATTTGCTTGTACAGCCCAGTATTCCGATGAGATTAAAAAGATTATTGATTTGGGCTACGAAAGAAAAGCTCAATCTATTTTGCCCTATTTGTCAGACAAAAACGAACCTAAACGATACTACGCTACTTTACAGTGCGTTTCTTTGGCAGACACAATTACTATTCCTTTCTTAAAGAAAAATGTTTTGGACAGTTCTATAAGAGTGGCTTGCACTGCGGCTTATGCTTTAGGACAATTTTCTTCCGATACTCAACTAAATTTGATGCCTTTAATTCTACAAGAAAAAAGGGACACTGTGGCTTATTGGCTTATTATCAGTGCAGGAAAGTACAAGACTATTGACCGAAGTGTATTCTATCAATATTTAGATACTTTACAAAACTCTACTCGGTTAGAAGCTGCGCTGTATGCTTTATACTATTTAGGGATGCAAAACATTTATGATGCAAAAGGAATCTCAAAAGCATTAGAATGTCTTTTACATAAACGAGCTTCTGTGCGTTATGCGTCAGCTAAGTATTTTGAACGTATGCCTGCTTCATATTATACAAGTTCAGTACAACAGCGCCTATTTCAACAAGCTCAAACCGAACATGACACTTATACCAAAATTGCTCTTATACATTCCTTAAAAAAATGCTTGCCTAATGATAGTGTTCAGACATACCTCAATAAAATTTGTGTTGAAGAAAAGCAAGAATATCGTTATGTAGTGGCAGCTTTGCGTGCAGGGGGTATTCCCTTACAAAAACCAGCTATACAAAATGAAAATATACAACAAGAAATACTTAACATTATACTAACTCAAAATTTACCTAATAGTGATAACTACCTTACAACCTTCAAAGCAAGCTTGGCTAATAGTATAGGTACCTACGAAGATATCAAATCTAAATTCCCTTATTTAGCTTCGGTGATATTGAAATATTTAGGTACGTCTGTTCGGCATCATAATTTTATTGCTTCTCAAATGCTTAATTCTGAAAATAGCCCCGTAATAAGAACCACAGCAGCCGAACTTTTATTGCAACTTAGGCAAAGTGGTTCTTATTCTACTTTACAACAAGATACAAATATGTTCTTACAGTACTGCAAACAAGGATTGCAATCTAAAGATCCAGGGGTAATAGCAGTTATGGCAGAAATGGTACGAAAGTACTACCTTAAAAACGTAGATATCAACACTTTACAGCAAGCAAAATCTTCTTTACAACTTCCCCGAGATATAGAAACCTACCAAGAAATAGAAAAAACAATTGCACTTAAACAAGGTAAAACTTATAATCCAAAAAAATATCCCCAAAACTATTACACCAAGGTAGCCTGGAGCATGATAACCGACCTGCGGCCTATCGTAGAAGTGAATACGACCAAAGGTACATTTTGCGTGGAACTTTATGCAGATGTAGCTCCCGCAACTGTAAGTTACATGATAAAATTGATTAAAGAAAAATATTTTGAGGGGCGATATTTTCATCGCTTAGTACCTAATTTTTTGATACAAGGGGGATGTCCAAGAGGAGATGGATATGGCAGCACAGATTTACTTTTACGTTCAGAATTTTCACCCATACCTTATCAAGAGGGCAGCGTAGGAATGGCATCAGCAGGAAAAGATACGGAAAGTTGTCAATTTTTTATCACCCATGTTCCTACCCCGCACCTTAATGGCAGATATACAATTTTTGGTAAAGTGATTTCTGGAATGAACGTCGTACATTCTTTGAGTATTGGCGATAAGATTTTGAAAACGGAGTTAAAAAATAAATGATTGATAATCAAAGTATTAAGCAGAAAATTAGTTAAATAAATAATCCTTTTTTGGGTCTAAGCTCATAAGAAATTTTGATGGATAAAAATTTATTGCATAATTTCACACTTCAAAAAGCAAAGGGTAGAAATATGTACTCATCATTCACTTTGTGGATAACCATCTTTATAGTATTCAGCCATGCCTTTGCACAACTAGAGATTAAAGAAGTTAGTGGCACTGTGGATGGAATGGCAGGCAAGTGCTTTCAAGCAATATGCGCGGGAGGTATCGATGTAGCAAGAGAGGTAGCATCTAAAAAAGTAAGGTCTTATGCTACGAAATCTAAAAACATAAGCGAGAAGGACGATGTGTATTCTGTAACTAATGTCTCTTCACCTGACTTATCTGATGATGTAGTTAACCTATACATTAAGTTGGAAGCCAATAAAGCTGATGAAACTAAGGTCAGTGTGTTTCTCAAAAAGGGGGATGAATTTGTAGATGGTGCAAAATACGCCAAAGAAGCTCGAAACATTCGCTTATTTTTGAAAAACTTTAATCAAGAGCTTAAATCTGCTCAGTTAAGAAAAATACTAGATATTGAAGAAGCTAAGCTAGCCGATCTGACAAAATCTCTAAACGAAACTCAAAACCGATTAAACGAACAAAAAGCAAGTATTGCCAATAAGCAAGCTGAAATCAAGCGCCTACAACAAGAAACTGAACTTAAAATCAAAAACTTAAATGCAGAAATAGCTAATCTCCAAAACCAGATTGCAGCTACTGAAGGCGAACAAGCCCGATTAAAAAAGGCTATAGAAGAACAGCAGAAAAAAGTAGACGAACTTAATAACAGCCAATAAAAAATTCGCTTGTAGTCTGCTGACTTTCAGCAGACTTTTTATTCTATTACAATATTTCAAAACAAATTAATGAACTAAAAACCTCTGATGGGTATTATTTTTGCAAATAGTTAACTCCTATCAATTTTTTTCAATACAATGGTAAATATCTTGTTAGCCATTCTAGCCCTGTCTATTTTAATTATCATACATGAACTGGGACACTTTTTATTTGCACGCTTGTTCGGCATGCGAGTAGAAAAGTTTTTTCTTTTTTTTGATGTAAAAAATCTCAAAATCAGTAAAAAAATAAAAGACACAGAATATGGAATTGGAATTATCCCTTTTGGGGGTTACGTAAAAATATCAGGTATATTAGATGAAAGCATGGACAAGGAAAGTCTTAAAGAACCTCCTAAACCGTATGAATTTCGGGCTAAACCAATATGGCAGCGAATGTTAGTAATGTTAGGCGGAATCTTATTTAATACCATTACTGCTATTCTTGTCTTTGCAATGCTCAAAGCCATCTACGGCGAACCAATGATACTCTCCAAACAGTTAGAAAAAGGTATTTATGTTCCTGAAAATAGTCTTGGCTATGAACTAGGCTTGCGTACAGGGGATAAAATCATCTCTGTCAATGGTACTTTACCTGAAACGTATGAAGCCATGATAAACCCTCAAGTCTTCTTAAAAGACAATGCATATTATGAGATTCTTCGCAATGGCGAAAAACAGAGAATCAACATTCCTGCTGACTTTGTAGGTAAACTCTCTAAACTCAAACGCAGCGAACCTATATTCCTACCTCGTTTTGAATACTCTATAGCAGAGGTAGTGTCTAACTCTGTAGCCAAAGAAATGGGGCTTCAAAAAGGCGATAAAATTCTTTATGTCAATCAAATAAAGACAACTTACTTTGATGAACTCAAAAGTGCCATTCAGCAAAATAAAAACAGAGAAATCACACTCAAAGTATTGCGGAATGGGAATCAACTCGAACTGAAAGGAAAACTTGGTGAAAAAGGTTTAGGTATTGTTCCTCATCAAGAAATTGCGGAAAAAATTAAGAAATACAATTTTTTTGAAGCAATTCCCGTAGGTGCAGTAGAAGCATGGAATTTTGTAGTAATGAACATTCAAGGATTGCGAAAGATAATTAAAGGCGAATTGTCTTTTTCAGAAAATTTGCGTGGTCCTTTGGGAATTATTGAAACTTTTGGACAAGCCCGAGATAATGGCGGCTGGTTCGGATTCTTGAAATTAACCGCAATTATCAGTGTAATTTTAGCTTTTACCAACCTTTTACCTATTCCCGCTCTAGATGGAGGGCATGCTATGCTTCTATTGTATGAAGCCTTTACCCGCAGAGAACCCTCTCTCAAAGCCCGAGAAGTTATTCAAATAGTAGGATTCTTTATCATAATCAGCTTGATGATATTTGCTACTTTTAATGATATCTTACGCTTTTTCCGATAAAAAACTCTAACATTCGGTTTCTAACGAAACTCATACATTTTTTATTGATAAAACTTGTGATTTTTGAAAAGTCGTTTTATTTTTGTTTAACTATGATAAAAACAAATACAGTATGCCTCTTGAAGCTGACTTTACTTTTTTTACACTATAATTTTGCCCAAGATACTACCTATGTCATCAAAGGCGTGGATACTTTTCAACCTATTTTACGCCAAATTGCAGATGCATTTAATTTAATTTACCCTAACCTTAATATAGACATTCAAGGAGGGGGTACTCACAACGCTATCCGATGCTTAAATAATGGAGTCATAGACGCAGCTATTTCCAATAAACCTCTTACCGATTATGACATTCATCACTTTGAAATGCGATATGGCAAAAAACCTATTCAAATTCCATTAGCCGAAGAATGTTTATCTATATTTGTGCACCAAGACAACAGCATACAACAGCTTACGCTTGAACAAGTTTTCAAAATATTTCGCAGTGAAATAAAAAATTGGAAAGAAGTAGGCGGAGCAGACATGCCCATTTCTATTTATAGCGTAGAAGATTTTTCTGATACTTATCTTTACTTCAAAAAAACTCTTCTCAAAGATGAAGTCCCCATTGGAAATATCTACTACTTACCTACATGGGAGCTTTTAGTCAGTCAGCTTTCACGAGATAAAGGTGGAATTAGCTTTGGTCCCGCAGGCGTAGCCCGAGGAGTAAAAAAAATATCTATCCAAAAGGATAATCAAAGCCCCGCTATACTCCCTACCCCAGAACATTTGAAAGACTACCCATTAAAAAGAACCATCTACCTAATATTACGCGAAGAAGCTACAGCTGACTTCAAACCCTTTGTAGAATGGCTTACTCTACCGTATAGTAGAGACATATTCCAACAATATGGTTTTTATACTGAAATGTAAATGTTTATTTTTGTGCTAAACTCTCTATATGTTCAAAAATATTATCAAAAATCCATTCAAAAAACGATATTCGGAAGAAGAAGAAGAATTTATACAATTTTTTAGAAAAGTAGTCTTATTCAACACATTAGAAGACAGCGAAATTTTAGAATTCAAACCTTACATTTACGAAAGGACTTACCAACCTAATGAGATTGTTTTTCACCAAGGCGACCCAAGTAAAGCAATGTTTTTCATTAAGTCAGGAAAAGTGCAGTTGCGTATGCAAATAGGACAATCCTCTCGTCGATTGATCACGCTTACCGAAGGACATGCTTTCGGGGACAATTGCTTGGTAGAGGATAGACCCCACCCTGTAAGTGCCATTGTTGTGGAGAGAAGTATTTTGTATGTACTTGCACAGACAGATATTCAAAGAGTATTTCAGGAAGATAAAGACATTCCTATTAAAATGCTCACTAAATTCGGAGAACTCTACTACGAATGGACCCTTAAAGTCATACATAAAATGCTTTCCAAAAATATTCCTATTCAAGAGGGTGTCTTAGATTTGAAGCAAAGAAGGTTGGCTAATGAAATAGCCCCAATACCTCCTGTTACTCGCAGCTAGTAGAAGGTTATTATTTTATTTTTTTATTTAGTAGATATTTTTTTGGGCGTGCCCTTGCCCATACTGCGCTGCGCTTGTATGGGCAAGGTCGGCGTGCTTCGGGCTACGCTATCGCTTCGGTGCTTCGCTTCGCTCCGCACTGGGCTATCGCCCACCCTTCGCATGCCTCACGCAAAAAAAAAAATACATCAACGTTACTGCTATACCTTTTTACTTTTTAATACAACTTGCTTTTTCGTAAAACAAAATTTAAATTCGCAATTATATTCTTCAAACATTATGAAGCTGAAAACACAATTTCTTGTTCTTGCTCTGTTCTTTTTCAGTTTCATTTTTAACTTCACATTATCCCTTGCACAAAATGCACAAAGCAAGCTATCCAAACTTGACCGCTTATTTTTTATTGAAAACAAAGGACAATGGCATAGCGATGTACTTTACCTCTGCCGTATAGGGGGCTTAGACGTTTGGATTACTAAATATGGTGTCAATTACACGTTCTACAAAATAGATCACAACCGAAACACTAATTTTAGCCGTACTACCTTACCTAAAACTCAATTTGAAGGTGAACCACAAAACATGACCATTTTAGCACACAGAGTATTGTTTGAACTGCAAAACTACAACCACAATCCTGCACACGAAGGTAAAAAAACCCTAGAAGGCTATTACAACTACTTCATCGGTAATGATGAAACTAAACATGCCACCTATGTAGGGCTATACAAAGAAGTTTGGATTAAAAACGTGTACAAAGGTATAGACATACGATATTATTTTGACAACAACAGACTGCGGTATGACTTTATAGTACAACCTTACGCTGATGCTTCGCAAATTAAGTTTAAGTTGAGAGGACAAGATAAGGTTTATACCAAAGGAGAAAAAGAATTGTGTTTTACCACTCGTTTCGGGGAAGTAGCCTTAACGGATTTGCACACATACCAAGATAGCCGTACCATACCAAGTAAATTTGTAAAAAGCGGCGAATTTTGGCAAATTGCTTTGGGAGAATATGATAAAACTAAAACCATAGTGATTGACCCCCTAGTATATTCTACGTACATTGGAGGAAGTAATTGGGAACAAGGCTACAGTATTGCGGTAGATGGTAGTGGTTGTGCATACATAACAGGTTATACCAACTCAACCAATTATGATATTACGCCAGGAGCATTCCAAACCACGTTCGGAGGCACTTTTGATGTCTTTGTTACAAAACTGAACCCTAGTGGAAACGGCTTGGTCTATTCTACTTATATTGGTGGAAGTAGTGATGATTGGGGGCGAAGCATAGCTGTAGATGGCAGTGGAAACGCATACATAACGGGCTATACTCAATCTACTAATTACGATGTTACTCCAGGGGCGTTTCAAACCATACACGACGGAGGTCTTTATGATATCTTTGTTACAAAGCTCAATAGTACAGGCACAGGATTATCCTATTCTACATACATTGGTGGAAGGGAAGATGATATAGCCTATAGTATAGCAATAGACAGTGGTAACAACGCATACATAACGGGATACACTGCATCAAATAACTATGATGTTACCCCAGGGGCATTCCAAACTACAAACGAAGGTATATATGATGTTTTTGTTACTAAGATCAATTCTTCAGGCACAGGATTAGACTATTCTACTTACCTTGGGGGAATTCTTTTTGATTATGGATATGGTATAGATGTAGATAATATGGGATGTGCATACATAACGGGATGCACTAAATCTTCTGATTATGATGTTACTGTAGAAGCATTTCAAGTAGTATATGGTGGAGGTGATTACGATGTTTTTGTCACTAAACTAAATAGTACAGGGAGTACATTGGTTTATTCTACATATATCGGAGGAAACAATGCCGATTATGGAATGGACATAGCTGTGGATGATACTAATGACTGTGTGTATGTAGCAGGTATTACATATTCATCTGACTATGACGTTACTACTTCGGCGTTTCAAACAACAATACAAGGGCTATCAGATGCCTTTGTTACGAAGTTAAATCTTTCTGTAAATGGATTAGATTATTCTACTTACATTGGCGGTAGCAATGATGACGGTGCATCAGCCGTAGCCATAGACGCTAGTGGACATGCATACATAGTAGGTACTACTCAATCATTTGATTATGACATTACTACGGGGGCATTCCAAACTACACATGCAGCAAATGACGACGTTTTTGTTACCCAGCTAAATCCCTCGGGAAATAGCTTGGTTTATTCCACTTACATTGGCGGAAACAATAATGAGCAAGGTAGGGATATATTTGTAGATGGCAGCAGCCATGCGTATATAACAGGATATACAGAATCGGCTGATTATGACGTTACCGCAGGGGCATTCCAGACTACCCATGCAGGAGGATTCTGCGATGTTTTCGCTACAAAATTGTTCATAACACCTGCTTCAGTACAAAGCAATTATCTCAATTATCAGAACAGTTTTAAAGTATATCCTACCATTGCTCACAACTATATTTTAATAGAAAATTGGACAAATATCGTTCAAGAGTATGAACTGATAGATATTTCAGGCAAAGTGCTAAGTGTTTATGCTCTAC
This Bacteroidia bacterium DNA region includes the following protein-coding sequences:
- a CDS encoding peptidylprolyl isomerase encodes the protein MRSKAILLLWIKFIFACTAQYSDEIKKIIDLGYERKAQSILPYLSDKNEPKRYYATLQCVSLADTITIPFLKKNVLDSSIRVACTAAYALGQFSSDTQLNLMPLILQEKRDTVAYWLIISAGKYKTIDRSVFYQYLDTLQNSTRLEAALYALYYLGMQNIYDAKGISKALECLLHKRASVRYASAKYFERMPASYYTSSVQQRLFQQAQTEHDTYTKIALIHSLKKCLPNDSVQTYLNKICVEEKQEYRYVVAALRAGGIPLQKPAIQNENIQQEILNIILTQNLPNSDNYLTTFKASLANSIGTYEDIKSKFPYLASVILKYLGTSVRHHNFIASQMLNSENSPVIRTTAAELLLQLRQSGSYSTLQQDTNMFLQYCKQGLQSKDPGVIAVMAEMVRKYYLKNVDINTLQQAKSSLQLPRDIETYQEIEKTIALKQGKTYNPKKYPQNYYTKVAWSMITDLRPIVEVNTTKGTFCVELYADVAPATVSYMIKLIKEKYFEGRYFHRLVPNFLIQGGCPRGDGYGSTDLLLRSEFSPIPYQEGSVGMASAGKDTESCQFFITHVPTPHLNGRYTIFGKVISGMNVVHSLSIGDKILKTELKNK
- a CDS encoding SBBP repeat-containing protein produces the protein MKLKTQFLVLALFFFSFIFNFTLSLAQNAQSKLSKLDRLFFIENKGQWHSDVLYLCRIGGLDVWITKYGVNYTFYKIDHNRNTNFSRTTLPKTQFEGEPQNMTILAHRVLFELQNYNHNPAHEGKKTLEGYYNYFIGNDETKHATYVGLYKEVWIKNVYKGIDIRYYFDNNRLRYDFIVQPYADASQIKFKLRGQDKVYTKGEKELCFTTRFGEVALTDLHTYQDSRTIPSKFVKSGEFWQIALGEYDKTKTIVIDPLVYSTYIGGSNWEQGYSIAVDGSGCAYITGYTNSTNYDITPGAFQTTFGGTFDVFVTKLNPSGNGLVYSTYIGGSSDDWGRSIAVDGSGNAYITGYTQSTNYDVTPGAFQTIHDGGLYDIFVTKLNSTGTGLSYSTYIGGREDDIAYSIAIDSGNNAYITGYTASNNYDVTPGAFQTTNEGIYDVFVTKINSSGTGLDYSTYLGGILFDYGYGIDVDNMGCAYITGCTKSSDYDVTVEAFQVVYGGGDYDVFVTKLNSTGSTLVYSTYIGGNNADYGMDIAVDDTNDCVYVAGITYSSDYDVTTSAFQTTIQGLSDAFVTKLNLSVNGLDYSTYIGGSNDDGASAVAIDASGHAYIVGTTQSFDYDITTGAFQTTHAANDDVFVTQLNPSGNSLVYSTYIGGNNNEQGRDIFVDGSSHAYITGYTESADYDVTAGAFQTTHAGGFCDVFATKLFITPASVQSNYLNYQNSFKVYPTIAHNYILIENWTNIVQEYELIDISGKVLSVYALPHGKNTVELNLPQGLYFIRERKQGKTEKFAVE
- a CDS encoding FkbM family methyltransferase, yielding MNWVKKILFKTLGTKKYLKLISRIYIKQIEKGKYQDKYPELHFLRTFIKPDFYCIDIGANLGYYSYFLCKYAYQGKVWGVEPVPVFAEVLLSNCKFAHFTLVPYALGEKNSPIYMQTPIIDGIFRHGLTKVVDTNAPSSLYSYQVEMKIPNQIFNNLPRLDFVKCDVEGYEYLIFQNFMEVITQHLPILQIEIQNAQKQNMYNLLCKAGYFPYKLQNKNWVNLSYTEYLNYGRDVYFIVPQKIS
- a CDS encoding substrate-binding domain-containing protein; translated protein: MIKTNTVCLLKLTLLFLHYNFAQDTTYVIKGVDTFQPILRQIADAFNLIYPNLNIDIQGGGTHNAIRCLNNGVIDAAISNKPLTDYDIHHFEMRYGKKPIQIPLAEECLSIFVHQDNSIQQLTLEQVFKIFRSEIKNWKEVGGADMPISIYSVEDFSDTYLYFKKTLLKDEVPIGNIYYLPTWELLVSQLSRDKGGISFGPAGVARGVKKISIQKDNQSPAILPTPEHLKDYPLKRTIYLILREEATADFKPFVEWLTLPYSRDIFQQYGFYTEM
- a CDS encoding patatin-like phospholipase family protein translates to MEVKSLELALQGGGSHGAFTWGVIDRLLEDERIKIEALCGTSAGAMNATVTAYGLHIGGRDKARDLLYQFWKKVSDYSYFSLLQPSWFDKEYDFGNMDTSPGYFMFEIMTFMLSPTQFNPMDFNPLKDILLSIIDFKELKKCTKTKLFLCATDVKKCRAKVFHLPEITVDAVLASACLPFLFKTVEIDGDYYWDGGYMGNPPIFPLIENVPIDDILIVQINPIHIHHLPKRTDEIRDRVNELSFNSSLMHEMRLVYMMQQLLRKGIQIEGIKARDIRIHVINPENMMANFKVSSKLNSDWDFIAFLFKEGRKHADEWLEKNYDKIGVESSCNIKEMFL
- the rseP gene encoding RIP metalloprotease RseP gives rise to the protein MVNILLAILALSILIIIHELGHFLFARLFGMRVEKFFLFFDVKNLKISKKIKDTEYGIGIIPFGGYVKISGILDESMDKESLKEPPKPYEFRAKPIWQRMLVMLGGILFNTITAILVFAMLKAIYGEPMILSKQLEKGIYVPENSLGYELGLRTGDKIISVNGTLPETYEAMINPQVFLKDNAYYEILRNGEKQRINIPADFVGKLSKLKRSEPIFLPRFEYSIAEVVSNSVAKEMGLQKGDKILYVNQIKTTYFDELKSAIQQNKNREITLKVLRNGNQLELKGKLGEKGLGIVPHQEIAEKIKKYNFFEAIPVGAVEAWNFVVMNIQGLRKIIKGELSFSENLRGPLGIIETFGQARDNGGWFGFLKLTAIISVILAFTNLLPIPALDGGHAMLLLYEAFTRREPSLKAREVIQIVGFFIIISLMIFATFNDILRFFR
- a CDS encoding cyclic nucleotide-binding domain-containing protein, which produces MFKNIIKNPFKKRYSEEEEEFIQFFRKVVLFNTLEDSEILEFKPYIYERTYQPNEIVFHQGDPSKAMFFIKSGKVQLRMQIGQSSRRLITLTEGHAFGDNCLVEDRPHPVSAIVVERSILYVLAQTDIQRVFQEDKDIPIKMLTKFGELYYEWTLKVIHKMLSKNIPIQEGVLDLKQRRLANEIAPIPPVTRS